The DNA region TTATCACAGGTTTTCTCCTGGCCACCCCACTGAAAATGTTCAGGCTCCACCACTGCTAACAAGACGGGCTGCCCTCAGAGCTGACACTTTCCCTCTGGCAACAGCACGTTCATTAATCTGCTGCCTTTAGCACTTATGGACTTCCTGTACTCGTAGCCCTcgaggacgagaggagagaaccTACCTCTCAGTCGGTTAATTTGTCCGGTTGCTATAATGGACCCCCGTGTGCTTTCCTTTGGGGGCAGAGCGTTTTCCTCTTCGTGAAGAAAACTATATGTTGGTGTTTGGTGCGTTTCCACAGACAACTCAACAACAGATGATGCTGTCAAAAGACGATTTTGATTAACGAAACACTTAATATAATGGATTACAGGGGCTTTCCTACACTATGCTTTTTGGTTGGCAGCAAACCACGAGCATGTCAGCAAGAACGTGTTATTATTCTAAGTCCTCATCTCCAATGGCGGAGATTAGTCTAGTGCCGGAGTTTGGCTTCTCAAGCTCGAGAGCTGAGgtaataaatgtcaaattatgCACCCTTTGGAGTCTGTGGCCAAATGCTGGAGTCATCTGAGGCAGCCATATTTATACCGTGCTGCGCTGATACCGGAACAGCCTTGTGTTAAAACCACATCTGATCGGCTGAGAGTTGAGCTAACAGAGGAATTTTAGGGTAACACTAATTAAGGAACCGTTTGGAACCATCTTCCAGATAGAGGTATGACCTATGTACAGACATCTTTTGAACTCTGGATGACAATATAAAGTCATTTGTAACAAATTAGTTGCATTTCTTTTGAGTTTAAAAAagtttgaaattaaaaatgaaattgaaaaaatattctAAATCAAAGATGATAAATGATTTAGTGATTAACTGTAATAAAAAATGGATTAAAAATGATTGAATTACCGAATAATAAATGACAATAACACGTACTTGTAATGAAAATAGTGGGATATAATCCTATTCTTCCAACACCCTCTCTTGCAACTAGTGACATTCTTattgtcaaaatgaaaaaaattgcaTTATCCTCAACATATTATAGTTCTTAGTTCTTAAAAGTGAAGTACAAGTACCTCATTACAGGACTAACTCACTGCTTTGGTTTTGATAGCTATCTTGTCTTCTGACCCCTCCAGCCATCCTCCTATTTACTGCAAAGATGACGAGCCAGCGGCGCAGGATCCACCTGGACCAATCAGACCTGCTCTGCAAGAAGGGATGTGGTTTTTACGGCAACAACGCTTGGCAGGGCCTGTGCTCAACGTGCTGGCGAGAGGAAAACCAGCAAGAAAAGCAAAAGCAGATAAAAGAAGACTGGGCACTTGCTGAGaagtcagtctgtctctctggtgTCACTTGTACAGTTTGCTCCAAAATGCCAAATATAGTGTCCTTtgatttctctcctcctcattttGTTGGTTTGCTTAAGTGTCACATCTGTATTGTATTTTCCCTACAGGcttcagagagaggaagagaaggcaTATGCGAGCAAACAACCAAAGGCAGAGTCGCAGCCTGCCATCACACCATTCAGCAagtttgaagaaagaaaaacgaaGGAAAAGTCCAGCAAAGTTAACACAGTCACAAAGTTTTTTATTCCTTCAACCAAATCATCAGCAAAAAAGGGTATGTATATTAGCATACCACAGCTGTTTATTAAGAGACTATTAGACACAATACGTAGTCCaatggaaaaactgaaaatgtttgacGCATCGAATGAATCTAATACCTTCCCCTAGATGCTGCTCCTTTCGACTCACAGTCCAGCCCCAGTCCGAGCACCTCCTCAAGCCGACGCTCCTCTCTGGACAGTGACCTCTCAATGCGAGAGCTCATTGATTTTCTCAAGCCCATGAAGTCTGGCAGGGAGATCTTCAAACAGTGCCGGGCCTTCACTGAGAGCATGGTCTATAAGCGGGTGAGGTTAACTGGATTACTAATTATTCTGCATGTTTGTCGTAACCATTGAGTTCCTATTTGTGAATAATTGTGTAAGTCCAGATACGGTGTAAACAAATTACCTTTGGCAGAAGCTTGAGGTTAAAAGTCAGAAAGCACTGATGTTTTAGAGTTTTAATATATAATGGCAGAGTTCTGCTGGTTAGAAATCAACTattttatcaatttgaataGTCTGCTCATGTtctgtcaacatgtttttaaggttagggctaaaatgtttgtttccattctttttattttttacagaacATGGGTGCTGATGAGCTGTCAGAGTGTGTGCAAGACTTCTACCAGAACCTCTCCGATCGCCTCCAGACTCAGTTCAAAGGTAAAACGGCTTATGGCTGATTCTTTTTGTTAAACACTCAAGAATATTCAGCTTGAAACAGTGAATATCACCAACACATTATGTCTTTGACCTGTTGAATTAAGTTATTTTCTTCTGCTCATAGGCTCGTCAGACCAGGTACAGAGTGTTATGGATGAAGTAGAGAAGTACGTGATGACTCGTCTCTACAAGGAAGTGTTCTGTCCTGAAACCACAGATGATGAGAAAAAGGATCTGGCCATTCAGAAGAGAATCAGGTCAGCGAATAAAAGTTGTATTAACACTTGAATTTTTCTGTGATATTACTTGTATATTTTTCTGTATTGCTTCACAGCAAAaggttgaaaataaaataactgaGCCGAGAGTTCATCTATTTGAATATGATCTTTGTTTTTCGGGTCTCAGGGACTTGCACTGGGTCACCATTGAGATGCTGTGCTCTCCGGTGGATGAGGAGATCCCTGTGGTTTCTGACAATGTAGTCAAAGCCATCACAGGTAAGTgttgttggatttgttttttcgAGAAGCCCATTTGCAGACATCAATATCTTGACAATTCTCCTTTTGTAGATTTGATCGAAATTGACTCGAAGCGCGTGCCCAACGACAAACTGCGCTGCATGACCAGCTGCAGCAAGCACATCTTCAACGCCATCAAAGCCAGCACGAACGAGGCTGCGTCTGCGGACGACTTCCTCCCGACGCTCATCTACATCGTGCTAAAAGCAAACCCTCCACGACTGCAGTCCAACATCCAGTACATCAACCGCTTCTGCAACCCCAGGAAGCTCATGTCCGGAGAGGATGGTTACTACTACACTAATCTGGTGAGGGGGTGCTTGCTTGCGTTTGTGtctttttggtgtgtgtgtccgagTCGCCATATTCCTATATTTTCAAAGAAGGTCCGGTGCTGTATTGTCTGGTGTTATATAAGCAGGGAATTCGAACATCTTCTGGAATCAACACTAAATTGAATCAACGCCCTTAGAAAACAATTCACACGACAAATCGACTATTTATTACGGGACTGTTATATTAGACAGAAATGCTTTCAGTTTTCTTGAAGACACTTGAAGCCTTTTGGGCTTTATTTgacattgttttctttattaaagAGAGATTACAGGAAATTAGGGTAGAAAGAAATGAGCCACTCATAGCAACGTCCTCAGCCAGGACatcttttttgtgttgttgtgaagctCCGTCTTCTGATTAGTCAAcggttttcatatttttgtgagttttaatttgtaaagttCACCACTCTAACAAAATGAAGTCACAGGCTGATTTATTTTCAATGACCCAACTCATCCCCTCTCCCCAGTGCTGTGCGGTGGCCTTCATTGAGAAGCTGGACGGTCAATCTCTGAACCTGAGCTCTGAGCAGTTTGATCTCTACATGTCGGGCCAGGCGTCCCCCCACTGGCCAAATACCAACggagcttcctcctcctcgcccccACCAGGCAGCGCAGCTCTCAGTCAGGTCCATAAACGACTAGACCTGCTAACAGGGCTCGGGGAAAGGCAGGAGCGCGTCATGGAAAAGGCTCGCCAACTGAAGAGCGACCTGATCGACTGGACAGATGACGTGGAGCAGAAGGTGCAGTGCGCTCTGGAGAACTTCTCACCAGAGACGGAAACGCTCTGCGCAGCCCCAGCGAGCGGCTCTGCAGCACAGTCAGCAATTGACTCTGATAACATTGAGAACGAGCTCCTGCCTCCGCCATTGCAGCCGCAAGTGGTTGACATGTAGATCTCTGCTCTAAAAAAGCTTTactccaccccccaccccccactccACCCCACTCCTCACTATTCAATGTTTGTGCGCATCAACCTTTTCCACTCCAGCCACCTtcattccatccatccattttcctCTTTCATAGGAGATCTGCACGGAGCatatgcacccccccccctacatTTGTGTAAATGGGATAAATGGTTTGGATGTGAGTTTGAAACTGGTCTCTGTGATTATACACAACTTCCCAAATAAGGGTTTGTATGTCATTGATGTTGTGATGTTTCCTTGTGTAAAACTGATTCTTCATGCCCTTACACTCCACACCTACTATTATAAcagtgaaattgtgtttttggtAAAGGAAATGGAGAAATCGAAATGATTCATAGCATAAATCCCCCTCACTAAAAAAACCCCTTCAGCTCACGCTCATGCTTTATGATTCACCGTTTCCCTGAACTGTTGGGAAATCAGTTTTTAGAAAAAGCATGGATATTTTCCATTAATGATGACAAATCTGAAATTccttctgctgtgtgtgtgtttgtgtgtgtgtgtgggtggttgtgCGCCTGTGTGGATGCGTGCGGATATTGTCCTGTTTTCATGCCAGACCTCTCCTTCCAGACATAAGCTGGATGtacagtgattttatttttctatagaCTGGCAGGTATCAACTCTTCTGGATGCAATAGGAGACACAAATCCTGTAATATTTACAGTAGTGTTATTGTTAAAGAAACTACTTGTTACGTGATGTTACATGACTCCCAATGGTTGAATTGTAAAAAGCTCCATCTCTTATTAATCCTCTCAAGCGTCTCCCATTAACAATACTTCAAGTAATCAGCTTTTAGATGAGATATCCAAATCGGAAATACTTTTTATACATCCCTGGGGAAGTTGGGTTACGTTTATTGAAGTTTAGTGTTTGGTTAATAAGAAgtgctgtccccccccccaagccCAAAACGTACAAATCAGCCCAAACTGTTCTTGATAGTGCAGAAATATCAACCagttcagtttattttaaagcacTTAAGAAAGACATGAAAGGAAGTAATTGCTATATGCATTTGAAAGTATAATTGTTGAAAACAGTGTTATACGCTGTTTCCAAATGTTTTTCAGTTGTGTGACCGTCCTGAGAAGATTATGAAAGgcacatatttttcctttttttgactAGGTTTTGCTTTTATTGCTACATAT from Platichthys flesus chromosome 4, fPlaFle2.1, whole genome shotgun sequence includes:
- the LOC133952322 gene encoding rab5 GDP/GTP exchange factor-like; its protein translation is MTSQRRRIHLDQSDLLCKKGCGFYGNNAWQGLCSTCWREENQQEKQKQIKEDWALAEKLQREEEKAYASKQPKAESQPAITPFSKFEERKTKEKSSKVNTVTKFFIPSTKSSAKKDAAPFDSQSSPSPSTSSSRRSSLDSDLSMRELIDFLKPMKSGREIFKQCRAFTESMVYKRNMGADELSECVQDFYQNLSDRLQTQFKGSSDQVQSVMDEVEKYVMTRLYKEVFCPETTDDEKKDLAIQKRIRDLHWVTIEMLCSPVDEEIPVVSDNVVKAITDLIEIDSKRVPNDKLRCMTSCSKHIFNAIKASTNEAASADDFLPTLIYIVLKANPPRLQSNIQYINRFCNPRKLMSGEDGYYYTNLCCAVAFIEKLDGQSLNLSSEQFDLYMSGQASPHWPNTNGASSSSPPPGSAALSQVHKRLDLLTGLGERQERVMEKARQLKSDLIDWTDDVEQKVQCALENFSPETETLCAAPASGSAAQSAIDSDNIENELLPPPLQPQVVDM